The Penicillium psychrofluorescens genome assembly, chromosome: 2 nucleotide sequence CAGGTGAGTCAACAGGAGAGAGTACATCAGCAATGGCTGCAGACTGCTGCTAGACAAGCAGTCTTCGTGCGAGGGAGGACCAAGGGTAGACCTGGCGACAACCCTGTACCATAATTgtgaaaaaaagaaaagggaacACTGTCTATTATTCCGATTATCCCTCTAGGAGACCAAGGAATTAATTACCTGAACCCTTTCACTGATCTTTTGAATAGCCTTTTCGCTCCTCCATAATGCCAATGTCCTGGCAAGCGGTAGTGGCCGATCGGAGCAAGGGGTGAAACCCTTCCACCCTGCCCCCGGCCCATCCTTGCGTGGTCTCCTGGCCGACTCAGTCTGGGCCGGTGCGGCTGAGCGGGTTTCACACACTAACAGGATCGACCCGCCCGTCGATCAAGGTAGTCTAAAGAACCACTGACACTCGATACGGAGCATTCCACGCACCACATGGCGAGATGTACTGCCCTAGCACTACAATATGTACCCTTGGGCGTATGTCCTCCTATCCACGTTGGATCGGCAAGGTTTCCCTGCCCGCAGGACAAAAGGCCCAGCTGCATTGCCAATCTGCGCTTGCTTTTTAACCCAGCCCTCGCCCGCCCCCCCTGactctctttctttctattctgGTTTGGCTTCTGCTGCATTTTCCCTTTTCCCTCCCGACTCTGCAGTTTACGAAAATGTCCACTTTCTTCAAGGCAGAGTCGCCTAAGGACTCGGGTTCTGACCATGCGGAGCGATCATCAACATCGGTGTCGGACTCGGATGCCCTCTCGCAAAAGAGTAGAGGGAAATCCTCCAATTCGGCTAGTGAGAAGGGGAGTGATCATGAGAGACATGAGACCTCCCCCAAGGAAGCTGTTCAGGACCTGAATAAGGAGGCTAAGAGTTCTTCGACCGACAATGTGTCCGCCCCGAGTGACAATGGAGATGCGCAGTCTCCCCCAGATGAACAGGAGTATCCCAAATCCTGGAGATTGACCCTGATCACCATTGCACTGTGCCTGTGTGTGTTCTGCGTGGCTCTGGTAAGTGTGCATCTCTTTGTTTACAAAATCTATGTCCTAATGAATACCAGGACAataccatcatcgccaccgccatccccaaGATCACCGATCAGTTCGACTCCCTCGGCGATGTAGGCTGGTATGGCAGCGCCTACCTGCTAACCACCTGCTCCGTGATCCTCATGTTTGGCAAGTTCTACACCTTCTACTCCACCAAGTGGATCTATCTGTTGGCCCTGTCCATCTTCGAGGTCGGCTCGCTGGTCTGCGGCGTGACTCCCAGCTCGGTCGGCTTGATCTGCGGCCGGGCCATTGCCGGTCTGGGTGCGGCGGGTTTGTTCTCGGGGTCCATTCTCATCATTAGCCAGAGTGTGCCGCTCGCTAAGCGGCCTATGTATACGGGACTCGTGGGGTCGATGTTTGGGATTGCCAGTGTTGCTGGTCCACTGTACGTTCCTCCTTTGATTGTCAAGTGGTGGTTGCTAATATCTATCTCGCAGAATGGGCGGCGCCTTTACCGACCATCTGACCTGGCGGTGGTGCTTCTACATCAACCTGCCCATCGGCGCAATTACCTTTTTTTTCGTgctggtcttcttcaaggcTCCCCGtgccatcaagaagaagaacgaccTCCcctggcagcagcagctggcgcagTTTGACCTGCTTGGctccttgttcttcctgCCCTCTATCAtcagcctgctgctcgccCTCCAGTGGGGCGGCAC carries:
- a CDS encoding uncharacterized protein (ID:PFLUO_003302-T1.cds;~source:funannotate), which codes for MSTFFKAESPKDSGSDHAERSSTSVSDSDALSQKSRGKSSNSASEKGSDHERHETSPKEAVQDLNKEAKSSSTDNVSAPSDNGDAQSPPDEQEYPKSWRLTLITIALCLCVFCVALDNTIIATAIPKITDQFDSLGDVGWYGSAYLLTTCSVILMFGKFYTFYSTKWIYLLALSIFEVGSLVCGVTPSSVGLICGRAIAGLGAAGLFSGSILIISQSVPLAKRPMYTGLVGSMFGIASVAGPLMGGAFTDHLTWRWCFYINLPIGAITFFFVLVFFKAPRAIKKKNDLPWQQQLAQFDLLGSLFFLPSIISLLLALQWGGTKYEWNNPRIIALFCVFGVGILIFVGVQYWGGDRATVPPRLIKNRNVWGAAWYALAIGAAFFVITYYLPIWFQAIKGATAMKSGIMNLPMIIAVVVVSILAGGLVTACGYYTPFMIASSIIMTIGAGLLTTLETNSNHSKWIGYQALFGIGLGLGMQQPMLVAQTALKNEDIPSGTAIVMFAQTLGGAVFVSVAQNVFQNQLVHNLHEYAPEVDSSRLLAVGATMIRSIVPSPFLHQVLSAYNDAITQTFYVAVSMGALSLIGPIFVEWISVKGKKPEVVAV